In Nostoc edaphicum CCNP1411, the sequence TCTGAACTGCTGCCCCAAGATGAAAAGGTTACAGATTCTCTAGCAACACAACCACCGCCACTATTACAGCTAACTTTAGATCAGGATACTTACATTGCTCGTTGGGGACACGCTCTTACAATCAATGGACACATAGAACTCCAAGAAAAGACAAATCTAGATCAGGCTGAAACATTATCTCCAGAAAGCCTGCGAGCAATTGAACTAGGAATTGAACTGCGATCGCCCCTAGAGTCGAAAATCTTGACCCAGGTACGGCGATCCTTGCCAGATCAGGAATTACCCTTCACCATCAATACCTCAATTGATATTCCTGCTGACTGTAAATCCAAGTTAATTTTGGCAGATATTAGTTTGTATGGTAAATTCACCGATGCTGGTGAAGTTATCCAGTTAGCTAGTCAGTCCTTCACCATTACAGCAGATGTAACGGAATTACTGGCAATCACAGCCGCAGCAAAATCTAGTACATCCTTAAATGACCCCATAACACCATCAGACTCATCTACTGCTTTCACAGAACCAGAGACACCTGTTAGGCTCGATTTGAAACTATTCAATCTGGTCAAAATTCCAAAAACAGACCAACCACAGATACTTAATCCATCCCCAAGCACACCCCTACCACCGCAAATAAATCTGCAAGTTCTGCGAGAAGCCACCCTGCGGACAACATCTAAGTTAAAAGCTTCAGGCACTTCGCCTCAATTGCCGAAACTGCCTCCTATTCAAACTGATGCCAACTCTCCCACAGATGTTGTTGCAGAACCCCCTATACAGGAGGAGCTTTTAGAAAAGGATGCTACTATAGCTGCCATCAACTTAGGGCAGTTGGTCATCAGGCAACGTCGAATGCCAATACTCGACACTACTTTGCCATACTTGAAACGGCTACAAGCTTTGCCAAGTGATCCAGAAGAAGAAGTAAAAAACAATGTCCCCGCAGATGCCTTGGAAGTTAAGGCGGCTGAAGACTTCCCACAGTTGGATGCAATTGTAGCTGAAGATGAAAATACACCTGAATTAGTAGTAGGTGATGCACAATTCCAGGAAGAATCTGTTGCTGAAGTAGAAGCCCAGCAAAATACACAATTCCAGGAAGAATTTGTTGCTGAAGTGGAAGCCCAGCAAAATACACAATTCCAGGAAGAATTTGTTGCTGAAGTGGAAGCCCAATCAAATACACAATTTCAGGAAGAATCCGTTGCTGAAGTAGAAGCCCAGCAAAATGCACAATTCATTACAACAGGCAATCTTTACTCATCTCCTTTACTCAGGAAGTGGATGCAGAGCCAAGGATACTCTTTGCCTGAATCCATCAATGATCTGCAACTTCAAGACTACGATAACTATGTTTCAGGGCAGCAGACACCCGTTTCTCTTAGTGCAGAAACTACGAATCTTGATATCAACTTGCCGTTAAATCTAGATACCAAGACGGAGAATAATCTGAGCGAAGATTGGGGTCACTCAGAACTTATCCTGACTGAGACATGGCACGAACAGGAAACATGGGAAGAAGATCAAGAGTTGGCTAACGAACTGAGGAACTTTGGGGAAGATGTAGACACAGCAGAGGAAGCGGATCTGGGGATAGGAGTAAATACGGAACTAGAAAAAGTATTAGAAGAAGCAACACTCTCATCGGCTCTGGTAACACAACTACCGCCCCCCCCTCCTCCGATAAAAGTAAATATAGCGTCAGCTTGGTTGGCGCAAGAAATCGTTGTAGATGATACATATAGTGAACTAGAAGCCGATGCAACCAGGAGTTACCTCTTTGAAGAAAAGGAGCAAGCAGTATTAGATTTATCCCCTTCCTTACCTATGATTGCAGCAACCAATAAGCCTTTGCCAATTCCACAGTTGCATGTGCCAGAAGGCGAACTAATTGCTGGCAAGTTTGTCATAGTGCGCGTAGTACTGCCTGAAGTACCTCCGCAAGTTGTTGTCAAGTTATGGCTTGAAGATTATCAAACTCGCTGGTTACTAGATGGGCCTCATTTATTGACAAATTTACTACCTAATGCATCAGGAGGGTTGGAAGTAATTACGCAATTAAACATTCCCTTTGGCTGTTTGGAAATTCGCTTGGAAGCGATCGCACTTGATCTGACAACCCAGCAGGAGAGTCACAAAGTTACAATAGTGCGAACTGTAATTCCTCCAGACTTGCCAAACTTAGAGCTAGATGAACTCCTGGGTATGTAACTTAGATATTGGGCGTTGGGAATTGGGAATTGGGCATTGGGCATTGGGCATTGGGCATTGGGCATTGCTTCTTCTCCCCCTGCTTCCCCTGCTTCCCCTGCTTCCCCTGCTCCCTCATTTCCCCCACTCTCAACATGGGCTGTGTTAAAAATATGAAAGAATTTCAAAAATCTGGCAGGATTTGCAGTAAGCTCATTTTGAATTGTAGTGTTATTTAACAGGAACTTTTACTATGGCAGCTTCCTTTTTGCCTTCTATCTTCGTTCCCATCATTGGTTGGGTTTTACCAGCTATAACCTTCGCGTTTCTATTTTTATACATTGAAAGCGACGATATCAGCTGATGTAGTCAATAGTCATTAGTCATTAGTCATTTGCAAGAAACAAATGACAAAGGATAAAGGACAAATGACTATCAAGCAAAATTAATACCGCCTATCTCATAGAGACAGGCGGTTTTTTTAACGTTGATTTCTCAACAAATGCTGGAAAATTCTGACTTATAGTGTTCGGTTCAAACTAACTAATGTTAAATCGAAGAACCGAGTCCGGCGTAGGCACCATAAAAGAAAATGCCCAAGACTGTAATTATACCTAAACCTGCGATCGTAGCGACGACCCACAGGGGAATTCTCCCACTTCCAGACACAGCTTCTCTCCTCCCTTAACAACAAATCAACACACGTTCAATAAACAAAGATTAACAACAGTAGTTCCAATTAGTTAAAGAAGTAACTGGAAAACAGAATCCCCAGAACGAAAACTAGTAGTAGTCCCAGGTATAGCGAAGTCCGGTTTAGTTCAACCGGCTGATTATTGGGATTGGGCGATCTTTCTACCATAATTGCTCCTAACGTTGAATAAATTGCATTGCGGCGATCGCGCCCAAAAAGAATACAGTTGGTACACCTAAAGTGTGAACTGCCAGCCATCTAACGGTAAAAATTGGATAGGTAACTGGTTGATTGATGTTATTGCCGCTAGTCATGATCTCAAACTACTTTCCAATAAATTGTTCAACTTGTTTTTTCGCTTCAAAACGGTTCTTCACAATGGGCACTTCTTGGCGTGCTGGTGTGAAATACTCGTTGGGACGAGGTGTGCCAAAGGCATCATAAGCCAGTCCAGTTTGCACAAATAGCCAACCAGCAATAAACAATGCCGGGATGGTGATGCTGTGAATTACCCAGTAACGAACGCTGGTAATGATGTCTGAAAACGGACGTTCTCCAGTGGTACCTGACATTTAGATCCCTACCTCCACAAAGAATGTTATAGAGTTTATTATCCTACAAAGTTAAGAAAGAGTTACAAGTTGCAACGTTCTTCTCAGAAATTGTACGTTGGGCATGGGGCATTGGGCATTGGGTATTTAGAATTGCTTATTTCTTCCTCATCTCCCTTATCTCCCCACTCCCTACTCCCTCTTACTCACTAAGCTGCTTCTGAGGAAGTTGCTTCAGGATTTGGGAGATATTTTAGCAATACGCCGCGATCGCCAATTATAAATCCCCGCTCTGGCTCTAAGAACACAATCTTGTACAAATTAGCCGCAACTTCTTCTATGTCACGGTCTTTTTCCCAGGTTTTACCACCGTCGCCACTGCGTAGTAAATTACCGCTACCGCCACCTACCCAAATTTCATCGGGTGTACGATATGCCAAATCCAGCAAACCCCAACTGGTGGATAACTCTGGATATTTTGCCTCTTGCCATTCTTCAGGTTTAGTTGGGTCACTAAACTGAACTTGACCTCCTCTAGCTAGTAACCACAATTGCCCATTCTCCGTAAAACCCATGTTTTCTAAACGCCGAGAACTATTGCGGTTATGGGGAACCCAAGCATCTTGCCCTGGTTCCCAAGTCGAGTAGAAGCTACCTTTAGCAGAAACAGCAATATATTTCCCATCAGCAGAACGTTCCAAGTTACGCACCACACCCACTGCTGATTCCACCTGGGCTTTCCAGTTTTTGCCACCGTCTGTGGTCTTATATATGGCCCCCACATCAGTAGCCATTTCAGCTGTATTGTCTGCTAGCGCCTTAACTGCGATCGGACTACCTGGTAACTTTTCGCTCAGGGGGATACGCGACCAAGAAGCACCTTCATCGGTCGTGTGTAGTAACAGTCCAGGCTCTCCGGCAATCCAGCCTTCTTTGCCTGCAAAACTTACTGAGTCAAAGCGATACTTCTGCTCATCCAGTTGCAGTGTTATTGGTTTCCAGGTATTACCACCGTCATTGGTTTCCAATAGGGTGGCATTGCTACCGACTAAATAGCCATGCTCAAGGTTATCAGTAAAAGCAATATCCAATAAATTCGAGTCTGTTGGCACAGAAATTACTTTCCAAGGGTTGTAGCTAACAGAGGGAACTTGGCTACAACCTATGCACATCAAGACTACTATTAACAAGGCAAATATTCGTTGCCAACCTTTCACAATTGAATGCATCAGTATTTCTTAGTTATTTCTAAATTTTTGTAGGAGTTGGCAGCCAGGATGCTGTAAATCCTGGCTTTTTGATTTTGAATTTTGTTAGCGCAGTGTAAAGCCTCTGGTAGAGAGCGTTATTTGGAATTGCTTAAAGGCTCTCATTGTAAGCCGTAAAGACTGATAAAAAACAAGAACCCAAGAGCCAAAGCACCAAAAATTAGGATATTCTTTTGGGTTGGCGTTAGGTTGTTAACACCCAAACCATAACCGAGATTTTCTTTAAAGCCGGATGCAGTACCGGCAGGGCCGATGTTGGCAAAAGCGGTCTTTTTAGCAGAACAAACTGGACAGCGCCAATTTATGGGCAGTTCTGCAAAGAGTACCCCGGAAGGAATATCATGCTTGTCATCTCCCTTCTCAGGTTCGTAAACATAACCGCAGGCGCGACACTCGTAGCGGTCTAACACCGGAGTCTCAACAGCTGGTTCGCTCATGGCTAAGGCCTCGCAGAGAAGAAATCTTAAATATACGTTAAAAATTATGACATAATTGTTAGACTTTTCTATCACTAGCAAAAGCGAATCAAATACCTGAAGTGCGTCTGTTTCCCAGATTTCAGAAAAACCAAACAGATATAATGTAAAAGAAAGTTACGCAGTTAAGGGATTTGGCATTGGGCATTGGGAATTGGGCATTGGGCATTGGGCATTGGGCATTGGTTAAAAATCAATAGTTATTCTCCCCCTGCTCCCCCTGCTCCCCCTGCTCTCTCATCTCCCCACTCCTCACTTAAAATACTCCATAAGCGGTAGATACTCATTGTGTTTGTCCTCAGCGGTTACGAGTACCTTCTAGGCTTCTTCATAGTCTGTAGCCTAGTTCCTGCCTTAGCGCTCTCAGCATCCAAGCTCCTACGACCCAGTAGTTACAGCCCAGAACGTCGCACTACTTATGAATCTGGTATGGAACCCATCGGGGGAGCCTGGATTCAGTTCAACATCCGCTACTACATGTTTGCTCTAGTCTTCGTCGTCTTTGATGTGGAGACTGTTTTCTTGTATCCTTGGGCGGTAGCTTTCCACCGTTTGGGGCTATTGGCTTTTATTGAAGCGCTAGTCTTTATTGCAATTCTTGTAGTCGCTTTAGTTTACGCGTGGCGTAAAGGAGCTTTGGAATGGTCTTGAATTCTAACTTAACAACCCAGGGTAAAGAACGAATCATCAACCCCATTGAGCGTACCAATGTCACTCAAGACCTTTCAGAAAACGTCATTTTGACGACGGTTGATGACCTCTACGACTGGGCGCGGCTTTCTAGTCTGTGGCCGTTGCTGTTTGGTACTGCTTGCTGCTTTATTGAGTTTGCAGCTTTAATTGGTTCCCGATTTGACTTTGACCGTTTTGGACTAATTCCCCGTTCTAGCCCCCGCCAAGCCGATTTAATTATTACGGCAGGGACTATTACGATGAAGATGGCTCCCCAACTGGTGCGTCTTTACGAACAAATGCCAGAGCCAAAGTATGTAATTGCGATGGGAGCTTGCACAATTACTGGCGGGATGTTCAGCGTTGATTCCCCTACGGCAGTGCGCGGAGTCGATAAACTGATTCCTGTGGATGTGTACTTGCCTGGTTGTCCTCCCCGTCCAGAAGCAATTATCGACGCAATCATTAAGCTGCGGAAGAAAATCTCCAATGAATCGATGCAAGAGCGGGATAAAATTAAGCAAACTCACCGCTATTACAGCACGACTCATAATTTGAAGCCAGTAGAAGAAATCTTAACTGGTAAGTATTTGCAGTCAGACACTCGCTATGCACCACCAAAGGAATTGGCGGAAGCGATTGGTATGCCAATACCACCTGCACTGCTGACAGAAAAGGCGCAAAAGGAGGAACAAACCCGTGGCTGAAGAAGAATCTAAACCAGTACCAGCAGCGAAAGAAGAGTCATTGGTACAAGCGGGTAAAGTTTCCCAGTGGTTGACGGAAAATGGCTTTGACCATGAGTTTTTGGCACCAGACAAAAATGGTGTAGAGATAATTAAGGTGGCGGCAGATTTCTTGCTTCCCACCGCTACAGCCCTTTATGCTTATGGGTTTAATTATCTCCAGTGTCAAGGTGGTATTGACCTTGGCCCAGGACAAGAATTGGTGAGTATGTATCACTTGATTAAAGTCGGTGATAATAGCGATCGCCCCGAAGAAGTTCGAGTTAAGGTGTTCTTACCACGGGAAAACCCCGTAGTGCCTTCTGTGTACTGGATTTGGAAGACCGCAGATTGGCAAGAGCGCGAGTCTTACGATATGTACGGCATTATCTACGAAGGACACCCAAATCTCAAGCGGATTTTGATGCCGGAAGATTGGGTAGGTTGGCCTTTGCGGAAGGATTACATCTCGCCTGATTTTTATGAGTTGCAGGACGCTTATTAGAGATTGTTGAATAGAGACGCGATTCATCGCGTCTGTACAATATAGTTCTGGGTTTCGGCAGTGATTAACCCCTTTCCGGTGGCGGAGAGGGGTTATGTTTTTGGTGTCTCATGTAACAGTTGGTTGGCAATATTGGCTGTAATTCATTGACTATAGGACTTACGCATTAACAGGAAATACCAAATATGTGGTACTTATTTCAGGCATTAAACCTTGATTTTTCGACACTTTTTAGGCGATCGCTATTTATCCAAGGATGATTGATAAAAGCCTGAAACAATATATTCTCGTTAATGCACAAGATAATGAATTTGTAAAGTTCGTAAGTCCTATATACTTATACTATGTAAAGGTAATCAAATTCTCTATGATTACAAACACTAATACCCAAATGAAAACCAATCAATACCCATTTGCTCAAGAATTAATCACAGATACTCAAGGTAACATTCGTAAAGTAGTTATAGATTTTCAAGACTATCTACGCTTATTAGAAGTAATTGAAGATGAAGGATTGATATTAGCAATAAAGGAAGTACAACAAGAAATACCATTAAATATTAATGAAGCATTAGCCGGATTAGAAAGAGAGTGAATACCCAGTATTTATCCAGTTTTATTAAAGATTTAAAAGCACTCAAAAGTCCACTTTACTACGAGACAATTAAAGTACTTGCTTTTGAATAAATACCACAAATAGCTAACTTCGAATAAATTAGTAATATCAAAAAAGTTTCAAGGATATGATGATATTTATCGTATTCGTATAGGTGATTATCGTATCGGAATTATATTTGACGGTGAAACAGTAATATTTCAGCGTGTCTTACATCGTAAAGATATTTATCGATATTTTCCAAAGTAAGTCAAATTAGTTATTTTGTGGAATTTTGGCGATCGCTCTTTTGAACGAACCACAGAGGCGTAGAGAACGCAGAGGAAGGAGAGGGCGCTTTTCATTAAATACGTACTGTGAGTACGTTTACTTATCCCTCTTTTGTCACTTTCAGAAAACAATAATCGAACCAAAATTCTGAAACTTTTATCTAGTCGAGCTTTGAGCTTTTATTTTCTAACAGTAACTCAGTTTTGTAGACAAAACATGGAGATGCAAGCCCTGAAAGGCTTTCAGAGTTTGGGTTCCACCAAAGTGACAAAAGAGGGTTATGGTGTATTCCCTCATAAAATCGCAAGACGAACTAAGTGTTCGTTTTTTAGAGTGGAGTACTTAATGGATTACGAAGCAGTTCGACGACGCTTTGGTAGTAGAGTGCGTCATCTTCGAGAGGAGAAAGGTATTACACAAGAACGTTTAGCTGAATTGATAGGGAAAACTATAGAACACGTTAGCTTATTGGAGCGAGGTGAACGCTCTCCATCATTTGAAGTAATTTTAGAGACTGCTAATGCACTCAATATTTCAGTTTCTTATCTAATGAATATTGAGCAGACAAATGATAATACTGATACTATAAATACTCTGCTAGTTGCTCCAGTGTCTCCTACTCTAGTTAAGCCTGTCGAAGAGCCTATTACCACAAAAAATAAGCGTAGTTCTGATATTGAGCGGTTACAATTGGCATTTAACGGTATTCGAGAAATGCAAAAACTAGCAGATGAATATGGCATTAATGATATCTTGCAGGACAATGGTGGAAAAGTTCTACAGGTACTCATTCTATTAGGTTTACGTATATCTCCAGGTAGAGAAGGAAACGATGCTATTGATGCAGATGATAATGAATATGAATTAAAAACAATAAATCGCGCACTTAATAAAAATGCTGGTGTAACTACACACCATCATCTCAATAGAGATATAGGACTAGTATTTGATTTATGAAAAAATCTAAGTATATGTAGGGTGTGTTACGGCTTCCGTAACGCACCAAAATCTTCGGATGGTGCGTTAGCCTACGGCATAACACACCCTACTCAAATATTTTCAGAAATCAAATATGATTCCTATATTCTTTGTAAGTATCGATCCGTCAAAGCATGGTATATAGCAGTGTATGAAGGTATAGAATTGATCGAAATTTATAAAGTCCCTTCTTCTATTCTCGAAGAAAAATTTCAACAATGGGAGATTAAGCTACAAACACAGGAATCTATAAATAATCCCAAGATACCAATGAAATTGGTTAAAAAAGGTGAAATTGTTTACACTAAACAAATAAACACACATTAGCAAAATTACATACTTATTGAGATTCAATTCAGAATTCTATATTTCTAACTTAAGTTGACCATAAGTTGCGATTTTGATATTTTCTTCCATATTAATCAGATTTTTAAATATTTCTAAAGATTGATGCAAACTTAGATTTACATCCATAAATCTAAAAGCAGAAGCAGCTAAGTAAGACTTGTTTTGCTCAAAAGATATCCAATGTCTCTGCGATACTTCCGCTGCTGCACCAGTAGTATTAGAGCCAGCAAATATATCAAGTACTATATCTGCTGGTTCTGTAAGAAAGTTAATAAAAAATGTAGGTAATTTTTGCGGAAAACGTGCTGGATGTGGAGAAATTTCCGCTGCTTTACAAAGTTGCATATACCTAGAATTGCTTTCGGTATTAGCAATTTGCAACAAATTGGAAGGAATTGCTCCTCCATTATCATTAGCAAAAGCAGAGCCAATATCATGTCCTGAAGGACGTGTTTTAGGTTTGTAATATTTTTCAGGATTGGCTTGCAGCTTTTTCATTCTTTCAGAATAAGGAACAAGAACCTTACTCACGTCAGCTTTAGGATTATCAGTTTTTGATAACCACCAGATAGTGTTGACTGAATCTTTCGCCCTAATTTTGCGTTTATTCACCCATTCAATAGGTGAAGGGAGCTTAGATGGGTTATACCAAAAGAACTCCTCAGCTAAACGAAAATTTAGTTCATCACATAGTCTAATTAAAATACGATAATTATGAAGTGATCGCACAGGACGCTTAGTTTGATATGCTCCCCCAAGATCAATTACAAAACTTCCATCGGGCTTTAGTACACGATAAACTTTTTTACAGAAAGCAAAAAGCCAATCTACATAAGCTTCTTGATCAACATTACCGTAAATTTTTTCACGTTGTAGTGCAAAGGGAGGAGAAGTAATCACTAGATTAATAGAATCTGATTCAACTTTATCTAGTAATTCAAGCGAATCTCCAAGATATGCATAGCCATAGTCTGTAGTGTACAAAGGTGTTCCAGATACAATAGATACCATTCTTAGCTAATTAATATATATTTTTATTAACTATTTGTAATTATAATATGGCAATCGAAATTTAAACGTGAAAAAATACGGAGATTAAAAGTAAGTATTTATAAGCTTTTTAACCATTTTCTTTTTCATGAATCATTTAGTATTCTCATATACTACTAATTAAAAAAGTGTACTACTTTTTTGTTGAATTAAAAAAAACTTGCCCTGAGAATATCAAACCCCCAAGGCAAGCCAACTCTCTACATTCTTTCTCTACTCCGCGCTCTCTGCGCCTCTGCGGTTCGTTAAAGTTGCTTCACTTCCGAAACCAACTTCGCCACCATATCCTTCGCACTACCAAAAAGCATCGTAGTTTTATCCTTGTAGAACAACTCATTATCTACACCGGCAAAACCCGTACTCATCCCGCGCTTAATTACAATCGTCTGCTTCGCCCGATCTACTTCCAAAATCGGCATACCATAAATCGGGCTACTTGTATCACTTCGCGCCGCCGGATTTACTACATCATTTGCCCCAATTACTAAAGCCACATCTGCTTGATCGAACTGGGGATTAATATCATCCATGTCGTACAACTGGGTATAAGGCACATTTGCCTCCGCCAGCAACACATTCATGTGCCCCGGCATTCTTCCAGCAACGGGGTGAATGGCATACTTGACATCAACGCCCATTTTTTCTAACTGATCTGACAATTCCCGGACGCTATGTTGCGCTTGGGCAACTGCCATACCATAACCAGGAACAATTACCACAGAACGGGCATAACCCAACATCATCGCCCCTTCTTCAGGATCAATGCTGCGGACAGTTTGATCAGTCGCAGCACCACTAGCAGCACCACCTGAACTAGAACCTGTACCAAAAGCGCTGAACAGCACACTAAATAAGGAGCGGTTCATCGCTTTACACATAATCTCGGTAAGGATTAAGCCAGATGCTCCCACCAAAGCACCAGCGATGATTAACATGTTGTTCATCACCACGAACCCAGCCGCCGCCGCCGCCACACCTGACAACGAGTTCAACAGCGAGATTACCACTGGCATATCGCCGCCACCAATGGGGATGACGAACATCACGCCCAGCACCAATGAAACGCCAACCACTCCCAAGAATATGGGTAAACTATCTGGTGTGATGATTAAGTAGGCACTACCTACTATATAAGCACCCAGAAGCAAGAGGTTAAATGGTTGCTGGAATGGGAATGTAATCGGGGAACCGCTAATTAAACCTTGCAATTTGGCAAAGGCGAGAAAACTACCTGTGAAGGTAACACCACCGATTAACACGTCCAATAGCATGGAAATGTTCACATCTAGGGGTATCGCCTGAGAACTATCTAACAACCGCCAGAATTCGGCAACGGCTACTAATGCCGAAGCCGCACCGCCCAAACCGTTGAGTAAACCCACCATTTGGGGCATTTCAGTCATTTGGACTTTGTAGGCAACGATCGCACCAATTCCCGATCCAATCGCCAAGCCCAACAATATCATCTCGTAGTTCAACACATGTTGATCAAGCATTGTCGCTGCGATCGCTAGCAGCATTCCCACAGCCGCTACAATATTACCGTTTCTCGCTGTAGCAGGTGATCCCAGCTTTTTCAAGCCCAGAATGAATAACGATGCAGCGACTAAGTACGTCAGCTGAATGCCAGTTGGTAAAAAGTCGCTCACGCCTTAATCTCCTTCTTCTTGAACATTTGCAACATTCTGTCTGTCACTAAAAAACCACCCACAACGTTGATTGTTGCCAGTATTACAGCAATCAAGCCGAGAATTACTGACACACTTGTGTCTTTTGCACCAGCAGCAACTATTGCTCCAAGTACCGCAATCCCAGAAATCGCGTTTGAGCCTGACATCAAGGGCGTGTGTAGAGTCGGTGGTATTTTGTTGATGACTTCAAAACCGATAAAAGATGCCAAAACAAATACAAACAAAGCAGCAAGTAATGCCTCTGTCATGAAATCAAAACTCCTTGTGTAAATGGGCATTGGGCATTGGGCATTGGGCATTGGGCATTAGTTATTCTTTCTCCCCTATTCCCCACTCCCTATTCCCCATTCCCCGTTCCCTAATTAACCGCCGGTTGTTGAGTATTCAAAGCTTGTAGTGCATCCCGCACTCGTTGATTGCGAATTTCACCAGCGTGGGTAACGCAAGCTGCATCAACGATGTCGTCGCTAAAATCCACCTGTAAAGCTTTGTCTTTAATTAGCAATTGCATCAACGAAGTTACGTTCTTGGCATACAATTGGCTGGCGTGAATTGGCATCGATGATGGGAGATTGATGGGGCCGATAATTGTTACACCGTTCCACACAATATCTTTACCTGGTTCGGTGCAGGCGCAGTTACCACCCTGTTCAGCAGCCAAATCCACAATCACTGAACCTGGTTTCATCTGTGCCACCATTTCTTCTGTGACGAGGCGTGGTGCTTGTCTCCCAGGAACTTGAGCGGTGGTAATCACCACGTCAGAATTTTTGATGTGTTCGGCGACAACTTCTTGAGTACGTTGTTTGCTAGCCTCAGAAATTTCCTTGGCGTAACCACCAGCAGCAACAGTTTCTTCGTCTAACTTAACTTCAACAAATTTTGCCCCTAAGCTTTGCACTTCTTCTTTGACGGCGGGACGAATATCAAAGGCTTCTACCACTGCTCCTAAACGTCTAGCGGTGGCGATCGCTTGCAATCCGGCTACACCAGCGCCCATAATAAATACTTTCGCTGGCGCGATCGTACCTGCGGCTGTGGTTAACATCGGGAAATATTTCGGTAATGCAGCTGCCGCAATTAGTACTGCTTTGTAACCTGCTAATGAAGCTTGCGAGGACAAAGCATCCATACTTTGCGCCCTGGTAGTACGG encodes:
- a CDS encoding NAD(P) transhydrogenase subunit alpha yields the protein MTEALLAALFVFVLASFIGFEVINKIPPTLHTPLMSGSNAISGIAVLGAIVAAGAKDTSVSVILGLIAVILATINVVGGFLVTDRMLQMFKKKEIKA
- a CDS encoding Re/Si-specific NAD(P)(+) transhydrogenase subunit alpha; translation: MRIAVAKEIEVCERRVALIPDTVARLVKQGLEVWVETGAGERSFFSDSAYETAGATIISDTAKLWGETDILLKVSPPQEREDGRSEIDLLKEGAVLVSFLNPLGNPVVAQQLANRKVTALSMEMIPRTTRAQSMDALSSQASLAGYKAVLIAAAALPKYFPMLTTAAGTIAPAKVFIMGAGVAGLQAIATARRLGAVVEAFDIRPAVKEEVQSLGAKFVEVKLDEETVAAGGYAKEISEASKQRTQEVVAEHIKNSDVVITTAQVPGRQAPRLVTEEMVAQMKPGSVIVDLAAEQGGNCACTEPGKDIVWNGVTIIGPINLPSSMPIHASQLYAKNVTSLMQLLIKDKALQVDFSDDIVDAACVTHAGEIRNQRVRDALQALNTQQPAVN